GGCAACCGATTCGGGTCATTCCTCCGCTTCAGGCAACCGAACCCGTCCTCGAATGGCCCACCGAGGTAAATGCGCCAAGACTGACGACAACGGTCACCTCGCACGCAGACGGGCCCGTGACTACGCGCGTCGCGGTCGCGCTTGAAGACACTCGCGACCGCTTCCTCAATCCTCCGGTGATTCATCCCGGCGACATTCGTCGCCTGAGCGTTCCGCTCGAAGGCCTAGCTCCTGGCAAGCGCTATCGCGGCCAACTCGCTGTAGACACTCGCCATGAAGGCCGCCGTGATGTGGTCACGCGTCCCCTTGACCTGACGCTGCTCGCCGCCTCTCCAGTGGCGCATGGATCAGAGCCCGATTGGGAGCGAATCCCCTCGATTGATTTCACCGACTGGGATCCATTTGGCGGCCCCATTGCCCGTGAGGATTGCTCCGCTACCCTTCAAGCGGCTCACGGCGCAGAGGGGCTTTATCTCCGCGTTGCGGTTCGAGACGACGACCATTTGCAAAATCGCTCCGGCGAAGAGATCTGGTCGCAGGACGCCATACAAATCGGGCTGGATCCTGACTTCGAAAAGAGTTGGGAGGCGAACGATCTCTTTGGGCTTAAAGGGCACCGTGTCTTTGAATACGGAGTTGCTTGGGACGGCACTGATGTCATGACTTGGCGATGGATTTCCTACGTGCCGGAACTCCCTGTGGGCGAGCCCGAACCGCGCATCGATCTGCGTGTGGATCGAGTGGATGATCTCACCATCTATAACATATTATTTCCCTGGTCTACGCTTGGACTTGACAAGCCAATGGCAGCGGGCTCGGCCATGGGCATTTCGCTCTCGCTCGCTGATGCCGATGCCGGAAAAAAAGGCCGTCGCGCACTCCGCCTTTTTGGTGGCATCGCCGAGGGCAAGGATCCGGAAAAATATGGCCCGCTCTGGCTGCGTTAAAATAGCTCCTTTGCTCCAACATTCCTATGGCCTCAGCATGAAGATATTCCAACACAATCCCATCTCTCTCATCTTGCGAACATCCGTCTTCGGATTGTTCATGCCAGAGCGGCTTTCCTTGAGGAAATCCGCCCGACGATTCGTTACGACGGTGTTTATGTTGTGTTTGATGTCCTCTCTCCGGGCGGACATCGCAGATGACATGGTAACAGCTGAAATCTCATGGCGTGCTATGAATTTCCTTCAATCCCATCCACGCTGGGATTCTTCGTTGAAATCCGAGCCTACTTTAGCCACGGTGCTTAAGGCGTTGAACGCTCCAGACCCAGCGGTGCCACCTTTTGCGCAGACCATTACCACTGTCGCTGGCCTTTCCGCGATCTCCTCTGGTGGCATTTATTATCTGAACGGCGATTTCGTTTTGAACGCGCCCCTCAATATTCGATCCAACACGACCGTTTATCTGAGAGGTTCGTTGATGCTCAAAAATCAACCTATGGTTGACGGATGGGCTACGAACGCGGTTGTTGACATTAGCGGCGTCAATATCCGACTTATCGGACTTGGTAATGCTGAAATAATTAGCGATCACACGGCGAGCGGCTTCTGGGTATATGACGCCACCAATGTTCTGATTGAAGGCTTTGATATCGCTTCCACCGAACAGGCCTTCACCGCTCGATGGAACGTGAATAGTGCGGTGTTTCGAAATAATTATTGCCACAAGCTAAGCCACCGGGGCGTACATACCGTGGCTGGCGGGGACTCGGGACACATTGTGATCAAGCACAATTTTATAGATTGGGCCTCCGACGGCTATGACTTTGATTACGTTTCCACCAACAGTATAGCTTTTGAGAACGTGATCGTCGGCACCAGCCGCTGGGTTGGCTACATGGAGGAAGGAACCCAGAGCAGTCGTTCCGTCTGTAATCTTGGCGTCATGGCAAAATGGTTTGGAGAAAGCTATATGATGGGTATCTGTGACAACGGGACCACTCGCCGGACGTTTGAGCTCACCGACCGTCTGACGGAAAATAATTATCTAGTGAAAAACGTGGTCTATGGACCGACCGTTGCCTATACTGGTCGGGCGGACTATTGGGCATTGCCAGGAGGAGGCGACATTGCCGCGGATGCCTTTGGTCCGATCTACATGTGGGGAAATACCGGGTACAACTACGCGAGCCAGACCGGGTACATTGATTATTCTGGGCACCCAAACCTGCAGCCCGGAGTGCCGAAGATTGCGGATCCGAATGCACCGGAAGTCAACGCCTACATACAGCAGACACTCGCGGTGATCGAAGCTGTAGAGGAGACCGTGGGTGTACCCCGAAATCTTTCCGCGGAGGCTGACACTTTTGTGTGGGACGCTGCGCCGACGACGAACTATGGCACGACGACTAGGCTGCTGGTCAAGGATGTCTATGGTCCGGGGTATGATCGGGTGGCGTACCTGAGGTTTCCCCTGGATTCCATGACGTCGCTGGTGAAGACGGCGACTCTTAAGCTAAGAGTGGTTCAGGTTGGCGGGGAGGGTGTGGGTGACCGCACGGTTGAGGTCCGTCAGCTAATCGATGATACGTGGACGGAAAACGGCGTCACTTGGAACAACCGTCCGCTTTCCACCGGCGCGCTGATTGCCACGATCACAGATGCCAGTATCGTTGGGCAGACGTACTCCGTCGACGTGACCGATTACGTGAATGCTCGGTACTTTGCAGGGGAGAAGGTATCTTTCGTCCTTGTCCAACCTGCGTCCATAGGTAAGGGCGCTCACTTCGGCAGCTGGGAAGATCCGGTAGCCGAACCTATCCTAGAACTGCAATAACACCGATTTCTCAATGCGGTGAGCATCCGCCATGCGGCTTGTGCCACTTCCTGCGCTAACTTGTATTTTATGTCCGTTTCAACTCGTCAAGTTCATCTCGATTTTCATACCTCGCCGTTCATCTCCGATGTTGGCACCGAGTTTGATGCGCATGCTTTCGCTGCGACGTTCAAACGCGCTCGGGTCAACAGTGTCACGATTTTCGCCAAATGCCATCATGGTATGTGCTACTACCCGACAAAGACGGGGAAAACACATCCCGCGATTGGCGACCGCGATCTCCTTGGTGAGATGATCGAAGCCCTGCACCGGGAAGACATTCGTTGTCCCGTCTATACCCCGATTGCCTGGGAGGAGAACGTCGCGCATCTTCATCCGGAATGGTTGCAGATGCGCGCTGACGGAACATTTGCTCGTTGCAATAATGTCGACCCCGCCCGTCCACCGCATCCGGGTGGCTGGCTTTTCAACGACTGGGTGAATCCCGACTTTCAGGATTACATCGAAGCACATGTGTGCGAACTGTTTGAGCGCTATGGTTCGCTCGACGGTCTCTTTTTCGATATCTTGTTTTATGATCACCTCGCGCATTATAGCGATGCTTCCCGTGCTTACCGCAGACGTCATGGTTTTGCTGCAGATGACGCAGAGACCTTTAAGCGCTTTGAATCCCACGCGCAGGCTTGTTTCGCAGAGCGATTCAGCAAGCTTGTGAGGGATCTATCGCCGAAGAGCACCATTTTTTACAATACGCCATTCGACGTGTTCGTCGATGGAACGGGTGGACGGCAACGACTGTCACATTGCACGCACATCGAGATCGAGTCGTTGCCGTCTGGTTTCTGGGGCTACCACCATTTTCCCCGACTTGCGCGCGGTGCGGGACGCTGGGGCAAACAATGGATCGGCATGACCGGTCGCTTTCAGCGGATGTGGGGGGACTTCGGCGGCATCAAGCCACAGGCGGCACTCGAATATGAGTGCTTTCGCTCGCAAGCCCTTGGAGGCGGGAATTCGATCGGCGACCAACTCCCTCCGCGCGGTCGTCTCGACGCGGCGGCCTATGATTTAATTGGTGCGGTTTACGCTCAGTGTGAAGCTGCGGATCCTTTCTATCAAGGAAGCAGCGAGATTACGAATCTTGGGGTGATTTCCGCCAATCATCCGAAGAAGGATCTTGCCGAAACCGGCAAATCCGACGAAGGCGCAATTCAGAT
The nucleotide sequence above comes from Coraliomargarita algicola. Encoded proteins:
- a CDS encoding alpha-L-fucosidase; this translates as MSVSTRQVHLDFHTSPFISDVGTEFDAHAFAATFKRARVNSVTIFAKCHHGMCYYPTKTGKTHPAIGDRDLLGEMIEALHREDIRCPVYTPIAWEENVAHLHPEWLQMRADGTFARCNNVDPARPPHPGGWLFNDWVNPDFQDYIEAHVCELFERYGSLDGLFFDILFYDHLAHYSDASRAYRRRHGFAADDAETFKRFESHAQACFAERFSKLVRDLSPKSTIFYNTPFDVFVDGTGGRQRLSHCTHIEIESLPSGFWGYHHFPRLARGAGRWGKQWIGMTGRFQRMWGDFGGIKPQAALEYECFRSQALGGGNSIGDQLPPRGRLDAAAYDLIGAVYAQCEAADPFYQGSSEITNLGVISANHPKKDLAETGKSDEGAIQMCEEVHYEVSLLDDASDLSVHSALILPDDVVVTPVLYKKLKAFHAAGGQLVLSFQSGCDAAGHWALDFLPLTFEGKVEKFPTYWRAREAFWLELSASDRVVYSQGLNVKHGSDVEVLVDRVLPYFKRTDLTFSSHFQTPPQADSDRFPAVLAGEGFIYFADPIFREYRQTGNQAVRDVWRRVLRDRVGPPPVGDGLPTTILCAARRRERELLITLLHYIPLRKALEIDVCEERISFADEVLRLQSSAKEVRIFGTDETLATTEDGTGWVLPSIKGRLLLEVPDYFSS
- a CDS encoding DUF7594 domain-containing protein, whose product is MNFLQSHPRWDSSLKSEPTLATVLKALNAPDPAVPPFAQTITTVAGLSAISSGGIYYLNGDFVLNAPLNIRSNTTVYLRGSLMLKNQPMVDGWATNAVVDISGVNIRLIGLGNAEIISDHTASGFWVYDATNVLIEGFDIASTEQAFTARWNVNSAVFRNNYCHKLSHRGVHTVAGGDSGHIVIKHNFIDWASDGYDFDYVSTNSIAFENVIVGTSRWVGYMEEGTQSSRSVCNLGVMAKWFGESYMMGICDNGTTRRTFELTDRLTENNYLVKNVVYGPTVAYTGRADYWALPGGGDIAADAFGPIYMWGNTGYNYASQTGYIDYSGHPNLQPGVPKIADPNAPEVNAYIQQTLAVIEAVEETVGVPRNLSAEADTFVWDAAPTTNYGTTTRLLVKDVYGPGYDRVAYLRFPLDSMTSLVKTATLKLRVVQVGGEGVGDRTVEVRQLIDDTWTENGVTWNNRPLSTGALIATITDASIVGQTYSVDVTDYVNARYFAGEKVSFVLVQPASIGKGAHFGSWEDPVAEPILELQ